The following coding sequences lie in one Fimbriimonadaceae bacterium genomic window:
- a CDS encoding PqqD family protein, which translates to MGLVTRLRGIVEGRRGPSAKTFRASKPMRNPVVTIAAQTDEGTVLECPVKEDRGWVGKLARVSKHPATKRFELEPVGAYVWELCDGKHTFEGIARKIGERFKMNRLEAETALAAFLRMLGQRGLITLKLPKS; encoded by the coding sequence ATGGGATTGGTTACCCGACTTCGAGGAATCGTAGAGGGTCGGCGTGGACCGTCGGCGAAGACCTTCCGTGCATCCAAGCCGATGCGAAATCCAGTTGTGACCATCGCGGCTCAGACGGATGAAGGCACGGTGCTTGAGTGTCCGGTGAAGGAGGATCGTGGCTGGGTTGGAAAACTGGCACGGGTTTCGAAACACCCGGCAACCAAGCGGTTTGAGCTAGAGCCCGTTGGCGCTTATGTGTGGGAACTTTGCGATGGCAAGCACACGTTCGAAGGTATCGCGCGGAAGATCGGCGAACGGTTTAAGATGAATCGGCTTGAAGCAGAGACGGCCCTTGCTGCCTTCCTTCGAATGCTCGGTCAAAGAGGGCTGATTACCCTTAAGCTGCCAAAGTCATGA
- a CDS encoding twin-arginine translocase TatA/TatE family subunit — translation MNQLFAIGLGGPEIWIIVGLVVLLFGGKKIPELFRGVGKGVGELQKGLEEGKRSMKETIEEGKRSAEKADSKKDDSE, via the coding sequence ATGAATCAACTTTTCGCAATCGGTCTGGGCGGACCAGAGATCTGGATTATTGTCGGTCTGGTCGTTCTTCTCTTTGGGGGCAAGAAAATCCCCGAACTGTTCCGCGGCGTCGGCAAAGGCGTTGGCGAGCTCCAGAAGGGTCTTGAAGAGGGCAAGAGGAGCATGAAAGAGACGATCGAAGAGGGCAAGCGCAGCGCTGAGAAAGCTGACAGCAAGAAAGACGACAGCGAGTAG
- a CDS encoding beta-lactamase family protein: protein MSLILAASALSQTSTDSPQQPLEPTIEKVRARLLDLYKEADMPGISVAFVLEDGRSGAASAGYASLETKAGLQPLDRMLSGSVGKTFVSAIALQLVAERKLNLNDKLSKHLGSEIWFKRLPNSGSITLKSLMNHTSGIPEHVLMPEFIATLKGNSDKVWKPADLVMFVLGKDPLFEVGKGWSYADTNYVLLGMAIEKVTKEPLFDLIATRLLEPLALTDTAHANSARINGLVPGYAGRNNPFVPAGSVLTDGKLPFNPQMEYAGGGLVTTPADLARWAKFLYEGKTFPPKLMKDLLTTVHANGRIEGDYGLGVEVRNSTWGKTWGHDGWFPGYLSSVIYLPDKKVSIAVQINTDDMRAAKRSPYAYALEVAKVLFSS, encoded by the coding sequence TTGAGTCTGATATTGGCGGCATCTGCGCTATCGCAGACATCGACGGATAGTCCGCAACAGCCCCTCGAACCGACAATAGAGAAGGTTCGAGCGAGGCTGCTTGACCTCTACAAAGAGGCGGATATGCCGGGCATCAGCGTCGCTTTTGTCCTTGAAGATGGACGGTCGGGTGCGGCAAGCGCGGGTTATGCGTCCTTGGAAACGAAGGCTGGCCTTCAGCCTCTTGACCGGATGTTGAGTGGGAGTGTCGGCAAGACGTTTGTATCGGCGATTGCTCTCCAACTCGTCGCCGAGCGCAAACTCAACCTGAACGACAAACTGTCGAAGCATCTTGGAAGCGAAATCTGGTTCAAACGATTGCCGAACTCTGGCAGCATTACGCTGAAGAGCCTCATGAATCATACGAGCGGAATCCCTGAGCACGTTCTCATGCCGGAGTTCATCGCGACGCTCAAGGGTAATTCAGACAAGGTTTGGAAACCGGCGGATCTCGTCATGTTCGTTCTCGGCAAGGACCCTCTTTTCGAAGTCGGCAAGGGTTGGTCTTATGCAGATACAAACTATGTGCTGCTTGGGATGGCGATTGAGAAGGTCACGAAGGAACCGCTTTTTGATCTGATCGCTACCCGCTTGCTTGAGCCCCTTGCCCTCACCGATACCGCGCATGCAAACTCGGCACGGATCAACGGACTCGTGCCCGGCTATGCGGGGCGCAACAACCCGTTCGTCCCTGCCGGATCGGTTCTTACCGATGGCAAGCTGCCGTTCAACCCTCAGATGGAGTATGCGGGCGGTGGGCTGGTAACGACTCCTGCCGACCTTGCCAGGTGGGCAAAGTTCCTCTACGAAGGCAAGACGTTCCCGCCCAAGCTAATGAAAGATCTGCTCACCACCGTTCATGCCAATGGCAGAATTGAGGGGGATTATGGTTTGGGTGTGGAGGTCCGCAATTCAACCTGGGGCAAGACCTGGGGTCACGACGGTTGGTTTCCCGGCTATCTAAGCAGCGTGATCTACCTGCCTGACAAGAAAGTTTCCATCGCGGTGCAGATCAATACCGACGATATGCGAGCGGCTAAGAGATCGCCTTATGCCTATGCGTTGGAAGTTGCCAAGGTCCTATTTAGTAGCTGA
- a CDS encoding Gfo/Idh/MocA family oxidoreductase: protein MRPLAFLGCAHIHTPAFVDSTVKRGFPVRGVWDHDAARAQKNADKLGCPVRTMDEILGDAAVEAVVICSETNRHEEIVLPAVEAGKHVFIEKPIGLGARDASIIADAVTQASVTFQTGYMMRGEARVRRIKQLIDDGSLGTITRARACVSHNGALGGWFDGEWRWMADVSQAGIGGFGDLGTHALDLLLWLFGEVDRVTGCIANGTARYPDCDEVGEAILHFKSGVIATLMASWDDHSSPNRLEVSGTGGHATLYRNELYLTIPEKSDGQTAEADFGDPAPAGFNAFLDWCEGKPAELVDIRHAAYSCKVTEAIYRAASEQTWVKVG from the coding sequence ATGCGTCCTTTAGCGTTTTTGGGTTGCGCCCATATTCACACTCCTGCATTCGTCGATAGCACGGTCAAACGCGGATTTCCCGTTCGGGGAGTTTGGGATCATGATGCGGCGCGAGCGCAAAAGAATGCCGATAAGCTCGGCTGTCCGGTTCGGACGATGGATGAAATCCTTGGTGACGCAGCGGTTGAAGCGGTTGTCATCTGCAGCGAGACGAATCGGCACGAAGAGATCGTCTTGCCAGCGGTGGAGGCTGGGAAGCACGTCTTTATCGAGAAACCGATCGGGCTCGGCGCTCGGGATGCGAGCATCATCGCCGATGCAGTGACCCAAGCGAGCGTTACCTTTCAAACCGGCTATATGATGCGCGGAGAGGCCAGAGTTCGGCGTATCAAGCAGCTCATCGACGACGGCTCTCTCGGCACAATCACAAGGGCACGGGCCTGCGTCAGCCACAACGGAGCGCTGGGCGGCTGGTTCGATGGCGAGTGGCGCTGGATGGCTGATGTGAGTCAGGCTGGAATTGGCGGCTTTGGCGACCTGGGTACGCACGCACTTGACCTGCTGCTTTGGCTATTTGGTGAGGTCGATAGGGTGACTGGGTGCATTGCCAACGGGACAGCGCGCTACCCCGATTGTGACGAAGTGGGAGAGGCGATCCTGCACTTCAAGAGCGGAGTGATCGCGACTTTAATGGCCTCGTGGGATGATCACAGCAGTCCAAACCGGCTGGAAGTTTCGGGCACCGGTGGACACGCAACGCTTTATCGAAACGAACTGTATCTTACGATCCCGGAGAAGTCGGACGGACAAACCGCCGAAGCGGATTTTGGCGACCCGGCCCCGGCAGGGTTTAACGCATTCCTAGACTGGTGTGAGGGCAAGCCCGCCGAGCTTGTGGATATTCGCCACGCCGCTTACAGCTGCAAGGTGACCGAAGCGATTTATCGTGCGGCAAGCGAGCAAACTTGGGTGAAGGTGGGTTAG
- a CDS encoding S9 family peptidase, with product MAPRRLFLPLLVVFALQPLLSAQTPYKPSSEQLLEAYRRADQWGGRARDATFNLSLNATWINNELFWYRKELKGNSQEFILVEAAKAAKKPAFDHKRLAEALSKTLGRAVEPTKLPFQTIRLASDLGQVEFDIQSKHYRCNLGTYVVSEYEAESRQNPNRGQGNRNSSPDGKWTARIVDGKVEVEPRDGTPFTLGADGSFTQVRWAPDSKRLVGFRLIPGDRKQVSILQSSATNTTRGQVRTRNYDQPGDKLDTFELYVFDPASKSERKVGIDPIVGGGQPWAGAPGIDWRNNGSSFIVDYSIRGYQAYRVDKVDVGTGKVTTLVDERSPTFVDTTSIIMRLLSKTDEFIWRSERDGWGHLYLIDGRTGTAKNQITSGPWVVRSIEWIDEDKRELCFTANARDFGNVGASVPLSAKDPYLIRCYRVGFDGKGLTELTPGPGTHTIQWSPDRKFYVDTYSRIDMAPVHELRRASDGKLVCELEKTDISELLSRGVKLPEVFMAKARDGQTDIWGIIVRPSNFDPSRSYPVIENIYAGPHDSHVPKRFFPILRMQSLAELGFIVVQIDGMGTRNRGKKFHDVCWKNIADAGFPDRILWMQAMAKKYPQADIGRVGIYGTSAGGQNSTGALLFHPDFYKVAVSSCGCHDNRIDKMWWNEQWMGYPVGPHYDEQSNITNAGKLQGRLLLLVGELDTNVPPESTIRLCDALIKERKEFEFVILPGMDHTDGGFYGERKRRDFFVKHLLGVEPPNWNSLPLSREPLVQETWDR from the coding sequence ATGGCACCGCGACGCTTGTTCCTCCCTCTGCTTGTCGTCTTTGCGCTCCAACCCCTCCTCAGCGCGCAAACACCGTACAAGCCTTCTTCCGAACAACTGCTCGAAGCTTATCGACGAGCGGACCAGTGGGGTGGACGAGCCAGAGATGCCACCTTCAATCTCTCGCTGAACGCCACTTGGATCAATAACGAGCTCTTCTGGTACCGCAAGGAGTTGAAGGGTAATTCGCAAGAGTTCATCTTGGTCGAAGCGGCAAAGGCGGCGAAGAAACCGGCATTCGATCATAAGCGGTTGGCTGAAGCACTGAGCAAGACACTTGGAAGAGCAGTCGAACCGACGAAGCTGCCATTTCAGACGATTCGACTTGCCAGCGACCTCGGGCAAGTCGAGTTCGATATCCAGAGCAAACACTATCGGTGCAATCTTGGTACTTATGTTGTCTCTGAGTACGAAGCCGAGTCGCGACAGAATCCGAATCGTGGGCAGGGTAATCGCAACTCTTCGCCTGACGGAAAGTGGACGGCGAGGATCGTGGATGGAAAGGTCGAGGTTGAGCCACGCGATGGAACTCCTTTCACCTTGGGAGCAGACGGCTCGTTCACGCAGGTTCGCTGGGCCCCCGATTCCAAGCGTCTCGTAGGATTTCGACTCATTCCTGGCGACCGCAAGCAGGTATCGATCCTGCAATCTTCGGCGACTAATACGACGCGCGGTCAGGTCCGGACGCGCAACTACGACCAGCCAGGGGACAAGCTCGACACCTTCGAGCTATACGTCTTTGACCCTGCCTCAAAGTCAGAAAGGAAGGTAGGTATCGATCCAATCGTGGGTGGTGGGCAACCTTGGGCCGGGGCTCCGGGGATCGACTGGCGGAACAACGGCAGTTCGTTTATCGTGGACTACTCGATACGCGGCTATCAGGCATATCGTGTCGACAAGGTTGACGTAGGCACCGGCAAGGTAACGACTCTGGTTGATGAGCGATCTCCCACCTTTGTGGATACGACCAGCATCATCATGCGGCTGCTATCCAAGACGGATGAGTTCATTTGGCGGTCCGAGCGCGACGGCTGGGGGCACCTCTATCTCATCGACGGCCGCACGGGAACGGCCAAGAATCAGATCACCAGCGGACCTTGGGTCGTGCGCAGCATCGAATGGATCGACGAAGACAAGCGCGAGCTTTGCTTCACCGCGAACGCGCGGGACTTCGGGAATGTGGGCGCAAGCGTACCCCTGTCCGCCAAAGACCCCTATCTCATCCGCTGCTACCGCGTCGGCTTCGACGGCAAGGGCCTGACCGAGCTAACGCCCGGACCCGGCACCCACACCATCCAATGGTCGCCCGACCGCAAGTTCTACGTCGATACGTATTCGCGGATCGACATGGCTCCCGTGCATGAGCTTCGACGAGCGTCCGACGGAAAGCTCGTGTGCGAACTGGAGAAGACCGACATCTCCGAGCTGCTCAGCCGAGGGGTCAAGCTCCCCGAAGTCTTCATGGCGAAGGCCCGCGACGGTCAGACCGACATCTGGGGCATCATCGTTCGCCCCAGCAACTTCGACCCCAGCCGAAGCTATCCAGTCATCGAGAACATCTATGCCGGACCGCACGATTCCCACGTCCCCAAGCGGTTCTTCCCGATCCTGCGCATGCAGAGCCTTGCCGAGCTTGGCTTCATCGTCGTGCAGATCGACGGCATGGGCACGCGCAACCGCGGCAAGAAGTTCCACGACGTCTGCTGGAAGAACATCGCCGACGCCGGATTCCCCGACCGCATCCTGTGGATGCAGGCGATGGCGAAGAAGTATCCGCAGGCCGACATCGGTCGCGTCGGCATCTACGGCACCTCCGCCGGAGGCCAGAACTCGACCGGAGCGCTGCTGTTCCATCCCGACTTCTACAAGGTCGCCGTCTCTTCGTGCGGCTGCCACGACAACCGCATCGACAAGATGTGGTGGAACGAGCAGTGGATGGGCTACCCCGTTGGGCCGCACTACGACGAGCAGTCGAACATCACGAACGCCGGGAAGCTCCAAGGGCGACTGCTGCTGCTCGTGGGCGAGTTGGATACCAACGTTCCGCCGGAGTCTACGATTCGGCTCTGCGACGCGCTTATTAAAGAGAGGAAGGAGTTTGAATTTGTGATCTTGCCGGGGATGGACCACACCGATGGCGGGTTCTACGGCGAGCGCAAGCGCAGGGACTTCTTCGTGAAGCACCTTTTGGGAGTTGAACCGCCGAATTGGAACTCCCTGCCACTTTCGCGCGAGCCACTGGTGCAGGAAACTTGGGATCGATGA
- a CDS encoding trypsin-like serine protease, with amino-acid sequence MKAIKRNLFVFAMIAVAASSQAVMGNLLSAAAPWDNVGMVLTSGGSGSGVPISSRWVLTAGHVVRSGSGTITGTGTTNFRLGSLSSGTNYAIDQIIPHATDDVALIRTTTNLPGWYGMNLNTVANQTQFDIVGFGITGTYNAGTWTTTGGSYGTRRRGQNVVSNTFNVGQNSGFNRWTQVYRYDFDGDGVDFFNDGGPVSGGDALGLSGDSGGGIFENGNVFALHVGRFGGSGGGTQFGTIGVGIRLSHYSDFIRTTTGVPEPGTVAAVAFGIGALAVRRRKRSKK; translated from the coding sequence GTGAAGGCTATCAAACGCAATTTATTCGTTTTTGCCATGATCGCTGTGGCAGCCAGCAGCCAAGCGGTCATGGGTAATTTGCTCAGTGCAGCAGCCCCTTGGGATAACGTCGGAATGGTGCTGACCAGCGGAGGTTCGGGGAGCGGTGTGCCAATCTCGAGCCGATGGGTTCTTACTGCCGGACACGTGGTTCGAAGTGGAAGCGGGACGATCACGGGCACCGGCACCACCAACTTCAGGTTGGGAAGCCTTAGTTCGGGCACCAACTACGCTATCGATCAGATCATTCCGCACGCAACGGACGACGTGGCGCTCATTCGTACGACTACCAATCTTCCTGGGTGGTACGGAATGAACCTTAACACGGTCGCGAATCAGACGCAGTTCGATATCGTCGGATTCGGAATCACTGGCACCTACAACGCGGGCACCTGGACAACGACTGGAGGCTCCTACGGTACGCGAAGGCGTGGCCAGAACGTGGTCAGCAACACCTTTAACGTTGGACAGAACAGCGGATTCAACCGATGGACGCAGGTTTACCGTTACGACTTTGACGGCGACGGCGTGGATTTTTTTAACGACGGCGGTCCGGTAAGCGGTGGCGACGCGCTTGGACTTTCGGGAGATTCGGGCGGTGGAATCTTCGAGAACGGCAACGTTTTTGCGCTGCATGTCGGAAGGTTTGGAGGCAGTGGCGGCGGAACGCAGTTCGGCACGATTGGTGTGGGAATTCGGCTTTCGCATTATTCCGACTTCATTCGCACGACTACTGGCGTACCGGAGCCGGGGACGGTGGCAGCGGTGGCGTTTGGAATTGGTGCTCTTGCCGTGCGTCGGCGGAAGCGCTCGAAAAAGTAA
- the leuB gene encoding 3-isopropylmalate dehydrogenase, with protein sequence MPFKIAVLAGDGIGPEVVNEAVKVLKAAGASLEFEPALVGGAAYDAKGHPLPPETLDLCKKSDAVLLGAVGGPKWDKVEPVSMRPEVGALLPLRSELNLYANVRPAKTLRPLLSASPLKGERGLVDMVVMRELTGGIYFGRPRERRDDGNTAVDTCLYSRHEVERIAVMAFDIARTRRREVVSVDKANVLETSRLWREVVTELGEKNKDVKVTHMLVDNCAMQLIRDPQQFDVILTENMFGDILSDESSVITGSLGLLPSASLSDMKGDVVFGMYEPIHGSAPDIAGQGKANPIATILSTAMMMQYSFKDTATAKRIEDAVDAVLEDGLRTADIFTPGNKLVSTSEMGDAIAAKVAG encoded by the coding sequence ATGCCATTCAAGATTGCGGTCCTTGCCGGTGACGGCATCGGCCCTGAAGTCGTCAACGAAGCCGTCAAAGTTTTGAAAGCCGCCGGGGCTTCGCTTGAGTTTGAGCCCGCGCTTGTTGGGGGCGCTGCCTACGACGCCAAAGGCCACCCGCTGCCCCCCGAGACCCTCGACCTCTGCAAGAAGTCTGATGCCGTTCTGCTCGGCGCGGTCGGTGGACCCAAGTGGGACAAGGTCGAGCCGGTCAGCATGCGCCCTGAGGTCGGCGCGCTCCTGCCCCTCCGCTCCGAACTGAACCTTTACGCAAACGTCCGCCCCGCCAAGACGCTCCGACCGCTGCTTTCCGCAAGCCCGCTGAAGGGCGAGCGCGGTCTGGTGGATATGGTTGTGATGCGCGAACTGACCGGCGGAATCTACTTCGGCAGACCCCGCGAGCGTCGGGACGATGGCAACACGGCGGTGGATACTTGTCTTTACTCCAGGCATGAAGTGGAGCGGATCGCTGTCATGGCTTTCGACATCGCCCGAACGCGAAGGCGCGAGGTCGTGAGCGTGGACAAGGCCAACGTGCTGGAAACCAGCCGCCTTTGGCGCGAGGTCGTCACCGAGCTCGGCGAGAAGAACAAGGACGTCAAGGTCACCCACATGCTGGTCGATAACTGCGCGATGCAGCTCATCCGCGACCCCCAACAGTTCGACGTGATCCTCACCGAAAACATGTTCGGCGACATCCTCTCCGACGAATCGTCGGTGATCACCGGCTCTCTCGGACTGCTCCCCAGCGCATCGCTTTCCGACATGAAGGGCGACGTCGTCTTCGGCATGTACGAGCCGATCCACGGCTCCGCGCCAGACATCGCCGGTCAGGGCAAGGCGAACCCGATCGCCACGATCCTGAGCACGGCGATGATGATGCAGTACAGCTTCAAAGACACGGCGACCGCAAAGCGGATTGAGGATGCAGTCGATGCCGTTCTCGAAGACGGCCTGCGCACCGCCGATATCTTCACCCCCGGCAACAAACTCGTCTCGACGAGCGAGATGGGCGATGCCATCGCCGCCAAAGTCGCAGGATAG
- a CDS encoding macro domain-containing protein, with the protein MATVEIVHGSLLDQSVEVIVNAANTMMRGGGGIDGMIHQKAGQRLLWELQKVAPKGCPTGEVVVTAGHDLPFKAILHTPGPIWRGGAEGEAELLQACYRNSLAEADRLGVASIGFCSISTGAYRYPLPEAAEIALTTAYSWHEVKPDSSLERIVFALWGREEYAAFCEAFLHLNEKAP; encoded by the coding sequence ATGGCAACTGTCGAAATCGTCCACGGATCGCTCTTAGATCAAAGCGTTGAGGTGATCGTTAACGCCGCGAACACGATGATGCGCGGCGGTGGCGGGATCGACGGCATGATCCACCAGAAAGCTGGACAACGGCTTCTGTGGGAGTTGCAAAAGGTCGCGCCCAAAGGATGCCCCACTGGGGAAGTGGTCGTGACTGCCGGACATGACCTGCCGTTCAAAGCGATCCTGCACACGCCCGGGCCGATCTGGCGTGGCGGCGCCGAAGGGGAGGCCGAACTGCTGCAGGCTTGCTACCGCAACTCACTGGCGGAAGCCGACCGGCTTGGGGTGGCAAGCATCGGTTTTTGTTCGATCTCTACCGGAGCCTACCGCTATCCTCTGCCGGAGGCGGCAGAGATCGCCCTGACGACCGCATATTCTTGGCATGAAGTGAAGCCGGACTCCTCGCTGGAGCGTATTGTGTTCGCGCTGTGGGGGCGGGAAGAGTACGCCGCGTTTTGCGAAGCCTTCTTGCACTTGAACGAGAAAGCTCCATGA
- a CDS encoding phytanoyl-CoA dioxygenase family protein — MIHLPELKSQFRTNGFFIQEGVLSPDEVQTLTAWTESFLGHRSPAGVRNLLDEEAVRALVRHPSIRKLATTLLGEGAFAVRAILFDKNPEKNWVVPYHQDVSIAVKNRAEAEGFKTFSVKDGVLHVRPPAWVLESMATLRIHLDPCGPDNGPVRILPRTHRNGLLDKDAVKHLQEVREEVLCTCDAGGVLAMSPLILHASSKASKPGHRRVIHIEFAAFDLPGGLEWHDRVRVLD; from the coding sequence ATGATTCACCTTCCTGAGTTGAAGTCGCAGTTTCGGACGAACGGATTCTTCATCCAAGAAGGCGTCCTTTCGCCTGACGAAGTCCAAACCCTAACCGCCTGGACCGAAAGCTTCCTCGGCCACCGAAGCCCCGCCGGAGTGCGTAACCTCCTCGACGAGGAAGCCGTCCGCGCCCTAGTGCGCCACCCGTCCATCCGCAAGCTCGCCACAACCCTTCTCGGCGAAGGCGCATTTGCCGTCCGCGCCATCCTCTTCGACAAAAACCCGGAGAAGAATTGGGTCGTACCCTACCATCAGGACGTCTCCATCGCCGTCAAGAACCGCGCCGAAGCCGAAGGCTTTAAGACGTTTTCGGTGAAGGACGGAGTCCTGCACGTGCGCCCGCCTGCTTGGGTGTTGGAGTCGATGGCGACGCTCAGGATTCACCTGGATCCCTGCGGCCCGGACAACGGCCCTGTCCGCATTCTGCCCCGAACGCACCGCAATGGCCTGCTCGACAAGGATGCGGTGAAGCATCTCCAAGAGGTGAGGGAAGAGGTTCTGTGCACCTGCGACGCGGGCGGAGTCCTGGCGATGTCGCCTCTGATCCTCCATGCCTCCTCCAAAGCCAGCAAGCCGGGGCACCGCCGCGTGATCCATATCGAATTTGCCGCGTTCGACCTTCCCGGTGGGTTAGAATGGCACGACCGGGTGAGGGTGCTTGATTGA
- a CDS encoding tetratricopeptide repeat protein, translated as MAIKTGDKLIARHYTGGYEVKARALYQSGEPDQAIKVLELGVQKAPGIFLLWSYLGEYYSNVRRYQDAIAAFRRSEMAGCNPNMARYNVAVVYARAGDGAGAAQSIEGVVPVSADHEHNIAGVKCWAMILEASWDEAIDFAQDRLKKHEAHKDLLAYEAYARMKLGQSEEALRLAWQVVELSEPQEYALEVIREITGRKSEGSKRYRLMVVGRHSVQHSSGPIRDLPFMRVYWVQAVSVEEGLEYVRPFEKETIAPLAVEEAVELDEQIGGNDGVYSFDEHYLATLDQIPRQLRSKMRRIQ; from the coding sequence ATGGCCATCAAGACAGGTGACAAGCTTATTGCTCGTCACTATACGGGCGGTTACGAAGTCAAGGCACGGGCCCTTTATCAAAGTGGGGAGCCTGACCAAGCGATTAAAGTGCTGGAGTTGGGTGTCCAGAAGGCTCCTGGCATCTTCCTTTTGTGGAGCTACCTCGGTGAGTACTATTCCAACGTCAGGCGCTATCAGGATGCCATAGCGGCATTTCGCCGATCGGAGATGGCGGGCTGCAACCCGAACATGGCCCGTTATAACGTCGCCGTCGTTTACGCACGTGCAGGGGACGGAGCCGGTGCAGCGCAGTCCATTGAGGGCGTTGTGCCTGTGAGTGCTGATCATGAACATAACATTGCTGGTGTTAAGTGTTGGGCAATGATTTTGGAAGCGTCCTGGGACGAGGCGATTGACTTCGCGCAGGATCGGCTGAAAAAGCATGAGGCACATAAAGATCTATTGGCATACGAAGCGTACGCTCGGATGAAGCTTGGGCAAAGTGAAGAAGCACTTAGATTGGCTTGGCAAGTCGTCGAATTGAGTGAACCCCAAGAGTACGCACTCGAAGTTATCCGGGAGATCACAGGCCGAAAATCGGAGGGCAGCAAGCGTTACCGACTGATGGTTGTCGGACGGCATTCGGTCCAGCACTCCAGCGGACCGATTCGCGACTTGCCCTTTATGCGTGTCTATTGGGTTCAAGCGGTATCGGTAGAGGAGGGGCTGGAGTATGTCCGACCCTTCGAAAAGGAGACAATCGCCCCTTTGGCTGTCGAAGAAGCAGTTGAATTAGATGAACAGATCGGGGGAAATGACGGTGTTTACTCCTTTGACGAACATTATTTGGCGACCCTCGACCAGATTCCCCGCCAGTTGAGATCGAAAATGCGCCGAATTCAATGA